The DNA sequence CACAATGCCATTCTGGAAGTGGATGGGTTTCTGCCAGCACGGGAGTGTTCGCGCTACGCGCGACAGGGTGAATCGTCCTGCTGCATCGATGTGGCGCGTCTACCGACAGGCACATATCAGTACGGAACGGCTACTACCTGTGAGTTCTTTGTTTGCTGCGGGGTGCATGCGGTTGTCGAGGCTCTGCCCACAGGCGAAGTGACTGCTGCGTCATCGCCAGGTGCTCGATCCTCAGCTGCGCCGCGATGCCTGTTCGGAAGGCGACAAGATTCTCCGTATCCTGCCAGCGGACACGTACGACCCTCCATCCAGCGTTCGTCAGATCGTGTTGGCGAGTGAGCCACTTGCCGGTGTTGTCCCGTACTTCCTGCTCATTGTCGCCGAACTTCGTGCGTCCGTCAGGTTCGACGATGACCTTCAGATCCGGAAGAACAATATCCCCGAAATAGGTGCGGTCGTCGATAGTGATCGGGAACTGTGTGAGTACGCGCCCCGCGTACAGGCTTTTGACGATCCACAGTACCGTGGCCTCGAAAACGTTATCGCAACCTCCATCGGCTGCTTCGACGACTGCCTGAGCACGCAGGTAACCGTGGTGGCCGGAGAAACGCGAGAGTTCATCGAGCATCATGCGCCGAGTCTGCTCACACCTATGTCGCGATTCATTGAGAGTAAATCTGTCGAAATGCGCGAGGGTATGCATCACCATGCATGCAGCAATGAACGCCTCACGAGGTTGCTCGTTGAGGGCGAGACGAACGCTGGCATCAATGGGAGATTCTGCTTCGAGGCCGCCAATATGGACGATGCTACGCGGTGGCATACTCCGACTGATGACCGCGGTGCCCGGCACGACCGTTTTTTGGTGGTGTACCGCGGGGAACGGGCGAAGATGGAGAACCGTCTTGCTCGGCCATGCCTCGACGCAAGAATTCGTCGACCATGTTGGGATTCCGTGAAGCAAGAGAGCGCTATGTCCTGTGAAAACCACACGCTGTGTGGACTGGTAGTCGAGTGCGTGGAGACGAGCGATGTTGATGCTCCGCCAGATCTCCCACGGTTGAGCATTGCGGTCACCGTGCAGACGTACACGGTAGCCACGACGAATCACCAGGACGTCCGGGTTGTTGACGATGCTGGAACGACTGTGCCGGTGAGTTCTGAAGGTCTCGATAGTGATCATGTGCCCTGTGTAGATCCCAGAAGAACTAGAGTGCAAGCAGAATGTGGTTACCTGTGGATAACCGTTGCGGAGCCACGTTGCCTGTGTACAGACGGTTTCCCCAGCGACTCGATGACCGTTGGAGAGTCTGTGTTCGCGATAGATGCGCTGAGAAGCGCACGTCAACCCCTAGATATGCGCGTGGGTCTCTTGATCCGCACGTTAACCCCTAGATGTGCGCGTGGGCGACCCTGCCCACGCGCAGGTTATCGGGTTTGCGTGCGTATGAAGGGGTTCACGTGCAGGTTATCGGGTTTGCGTGCGTATGAAGGGGTTCACGTGCAGGTTATCGGGTCGACGTGTGAGTCGAAGTGATACCTGGGTACGGTGCGGGTTCTCGCTGTGCGTTGGGCATTGACGAGGCTGGGGTTCTTCAACTGCGAACACTCGCCTTCGCGCGTGAGACGTTGGTCTTCAACAGTGCTGGAGCAGTGTGACGGACCTGGTCGTGGGTGTTGTGAGCTCATGGTCCGAACATGCCTCAATCCGAGCGGTGTCTCGCCTGACATGATGTGCTCGCAGCAACGTTGGTGTCTGCCGGTGTACGCCCAGGTCGCCGAAGAATGAATGCGGACAGTGCCACGCCGTTGTCCCGACCCGCCCCGCGACAGATTGTGCGCCCAATCCGACAGAACGAACGAGGTCGCACCTCAAGGAGCCGACCATGCGGTTGAATGGGTGGTATCGGTTCCCATCTGCCCTCTGGTCTGCGGCGACCCACGTTAATGACGACATATGCGGGGATGGAAAGGGGGCTGATCTGGCTCTGGGATGCAGGGTTTTGGAACTGAAAGAAGACATCAACAATGCTTTCCATCAACTGGTCTGATGTGTGGAAGATGGTTGAGTCGATCAAGGTCCCCTTGGTCGTCGTTGGCGTGGCGCTGGCGCTCGCCATCATCGTCTCCCTCGCTGTTTTCAAGATGGGCAAGCCTGCCCGTAAGCTCGCGCGCTCAACCGCCTGGGTTGTAGCTTTCGTCGCAGTGGTCGTGGCCGTCGTGTCGATGCTGTACGGAGGCTTCAAGACGGTGCTCGACCTCGCGGCCGGGACCGGTGCGCTCACTGACGAGTCGAAGGCTCAGGTCGAAGACCTGGGCAACGACATATCTGACGAGGGTATGGTCCTCCTGAAGAACCAGGGCGGCGCCCTGCCTCTGGCCAAGGGAAGCGCGTTCAACGTGTGGGGCTGGGGCTCGACGAATCCGATCTACGGCGGCACCGGTTCCGGCTCGCTGTCGAAGGACAATCCGACGACGACCCTCCTCGACGGCCTCCACAACGCAGGCTTCACCACGAACGATGAACTGACGAGCCTGTACACCTCCTACCGCGCTGAGCGCCCCGAGGTCGGCATGTTTAAGGCCGACTGGTCTCTGCCCGAGCCCACACAGGACAAGTATTCCGAGTCAGTCCTTTCCAACGCCGCCGCATTCGGTGACACCGCCGTCGTGACGATCGCCCGCTCGGGCGGCGAGGGCTTCGACCTGCCCCGGGACGTCAACCGGGAGATGGCTGACAACCCGTACTTCAGCTACACGAACAACTCCGAGGAGGTCGCGGACTTCGAGGATGGTCAGGGCTACCTCGAACTGACGCGTCCCGAGAAGGACATGATTGAGCTGGCGAAGAAGACGTCGGACAAGACGGCCGTCGTCATCAATGCGGCCAACGCTTTCCAGCTGGGCGATCTCCAGGACGACCCGGAGATCGACGCGATCGTGTGGGCGATCCCGGGCGGCCAGGTTGGCTTCAACGCGCTGGGACGTATCCTGGACGGCGAGGTCAACCCTTCGGCCAAGACACCCGACACGTTCCCGCGTGACATCAAGGCCGGCCCCGCTGCCAACAATTTCGGCGACTTCCAGTACACAAACATGACGGATTTCGCCCAGGATGACCCCTTCAACAAGGGCACTCAGACGTAGCCGTCCTTCGTCAATTACAACGACTCGATCTACGTCGGCTACCGCTGGTACGAGACTGCCGCTGCTGAGGGAGTCATCGACTACGCCTCCGAGGTCGTCTACCCCTTCGGCTTTGGCCTGTCCTACACGACGTTCTCTCAATCGATGAGCGATATCTCTGTCAACGAGGCCACGGGCGCGATGTCCGTGGACGTGACCGTCACGAATACCGGCCAGGTTGCCGGTAAGGACGTCGTTCAGATCTATGACAACCCGCCCTACACGGATGGCGGTATCGAGAAGGCTGCCGCGAACCTGCTGTCGTACGAGAAGACGAAGCTGCTGGAGCCCGGCGAGTCCCAGACGCTGACCGTCACGTGGAACCGCGACGCGCTCGCCTCCTACGATGCGACGAATGCCAAGGCCTACGTGCTCGAGGCCGGCGACTATAAGATTTCCGCGCG is a window from the Schaalia odontolytica genome containing:
- a CDS encoding glycoside hydrolase family 3 protein produces the protein MLSINWSDVWKMVESIKVPLVVVGVALALAIIVSLAVFKMGKPARKLARSTAWVVAFVAVVVAVVSMLYGGFKTVLDLAAGTGALTDESKAQVEDLGNDISDEGMVLLKNQGGALPLAKGSAFNVWGWGSTNPIYGGTGSGSLSKDNPTTTLLDGLHNAGFTTNDELTSLYTSYRAERPEVGMFKADWSLPEPTQDKYSESVLSNAAAFGDTAVVTIARSGGEGFDLPRDVNREMADNPYFSYTNNSEEVADFEDGQGYLELTRPEKDMIELAKKTSDKTAVVINAANAFQLGDLQDDPEIDAIVWAIPGGQVGFNALGRILDGEVNPSAKTPDTFPRDIKAGPAANNFGDFQYTNMTDFAQDDPFNKGTQT